The segment aatgaaaaacatttaagaatgattatggttttcttcaaaatggagaaatgaaatcatttgaaaatgaatgtAAGTTTCTAAAAatggaaatagaaatgaaaatgaaaatggaaatgaaaatgatgcatTCGCAATCCTATAgaattacttaaaaaatgatcggacaaatgagtttatgtttttggactattttgaagcccaaaaatgaaaataaaccattcaaTCATAGTGAACATGCtgagttgtgaaatattaaaCATTTTTTTTCGAAATTTTACTAGGTGCAAAATGGTTAAAATTTTACCAagggtaaaatcatcaaaattttgttGGGGGTAAAATAGgaatgagaaaattattttatatattaatattaaagtttattttgagaaatagaaaaactGAATCAAGTTGGATTACATTACAAAGTACTGGAgaagttttattttgatttttggcttattcaAGAGGTAAGTACCCTTGGATTTGTTATCTTTCCTTTTATAATATGATTATGAGGtttgataattattgaaataGATCACTAAAATAGTTACGTGTGTTGGTGTGTAACACCCTTTGCCCGACCAGAACATAGGGTCCAAGCTACAAGATGCCACATTCGTTGCTAGAGCAACTACAACTAACTTCAATATGTTTTAACCATTCCAGCATGcttaaaagtataaaaaatatTCTCGATATGTTTTATAATCATTTCTGagtcttatacgagcttaccaaAACTCTTTTGCTAACCCAAGTTCAATTAATGACTTAATGGAAAAGTTTTCAAAACTCATTGGATGATGTCGCGACATTATGGCTATCTCGTCACTTCCTCGTCAATCAGTGAGTGTCGTCGCGACTTTAGAAACTTGAGGTCACGACATCACTCACTGTCAACTTAATTCACAATGTTGGGAGCTTTTCGTCACGACTTTACCCGCTGTTTTAGCAAAAATCACTTTGAAACATATTCAATGCTTCCCATCAAAAAAATTTAACATATATATGCTCATTCCACATTCATCAAGACATCATATCATGCCAACCTATTGCAAATAAAGCTTATGAAATTTTTGAAATCAAGTGTTCAAATGATACAAAACTCATGATAAAAAAAACTAGGCATAACTAGGCCATTTACCAACCTTAATACACAAATCCAACCATTAACATTTACATTAATGATGACCATTTACATAACAAAGGACCCTATATACGTGCCACAATGATAGGTACCAAAATGAACATACTTTCCTGAAttaatgatagtgtgatatccgCACTGATCTGACTTTGAGAGTTCTGCAATCTAGGGATCTACACGTAAGGAAAACAATGATAGATAAACATTTATTGCTTAATAAATTCAAATGAAACTTACAACACTTACCTTTATCATAAGTGATCACATTTAACTACGAAAATATTAGGCATATATCTAATTAGAACATGGCACATATTGTCACAATAAAGTGAGCATATGAAACATAAGTATCCATATATGTCATGTTTTGGGGGGCCATTGATTTGTGCTTTTGATTGATGTGTATGATGTGTTTTCTCTATTTTGCTTGAACCTCCCTTGTGAATGATATCAATGCCTACCAATCGCATAAGTCACTTCCATAATGTATGTATCCTTTCTTTCAAAAATAAAGAATATAATATAATGGgtatatatattttcatgtaACTATGAAAGAAAAGGTTAAGAAACAAAGgttttaaaattgatttaaaatataaaaatcttataCTAGTTCgtaaaagtttatatatataaatatactgaAAATTTGAGTGGAATTAAACTTAAATGATTTGTTACTAGTCTGAAACCGAAATGGTATGAAATCTATTGGTACAACTGTTATTGATATtattttatatcaaattcataTCGTCTGATCGTATAATATCCTGGTACTCACCCGGATAATGATGGGTTTTTGCAGTTAGGTAGCTGTCACAAGGAGCTTTTGAACGGTTGTTTACAAAGACTGatgattttttaaaaagtaaaaaactgCCTCTGCCACTTTTACTGCCGGCATCAGATGCCTCTCTGTCACAGATTTTGTACCCAATTTTATGATGATCCCTTTTTTTGAGTACCCAAATATTAGTTGGTTACCCTTTGTCTTGTACTTAACATAAAACAGTGCCTTTTAGCTTTAAAAATTATtcctttctttttatatttttaccatttttttctagaatcttGTGATTGGTTTATTTATAGTGAGACAGTCTATGATTTTCAGTAATTTCTTGGTTGTTTTTCAGTGGTTACAAAGACAATGAGAGGTTTTGATAGAGCAGTGGAATGGCTTAGACCATTTGTTGATAGTAAAGGCTGGGATTTTTGTGTTGTTTGGAAATTGGGTGACGATCCATCGAGGTACTTCTCAAGCTACTTGTTTCATCACCATTGATCACCATAACCAGTATTATCTTCATTCTTTGTTCTTTTTGAGGGAGTCATTTGACTCAAATGAagctttttttcccctttttcttgaaggtttatTGAATGGAAAGATTGTTGTTGTAGTGCTTGTTTTAATGTCAAGGTGGAAAAAGATGAGTCGCAGAAGCCATTTTGCAGGGATGGTCATTCCCAACATTCCATAAGATCAAAGGCTTGTGAAGCTCTTTCACATTTTCCTTTTGCCATTTCTCTCTATGCTGGGTACAGTGTTCTCAACTTACAAAATTGTTTGGTTCAGTTTGGGAAATTTAAGATATAGAGACAAATATTCTGATTTTGTGACACTGAAAAAAACCCCAGGATGCATGGAGAGGTAGCTATGTCAAATCAGCCAAGTTGGGTTAACCATGGCAATCCCTCTGGTTCACAGTCTTCAAATGTGGTAGTTGTCACTCTTTTCACCTTCTTTTGGCCAGTTTCCAATGCAAAACAGATAGAAATGGGAAAATATGGTAGTCGGATTCAAGTGGAAGTAAAAAACATGTGAAAGTATACCCAAAATATACATGTTTAGTTTCTTTAAGTTTTCCATATATATGGAGGATGATATCTCTATatccattcttatatatgtgctaGATTCGAGtatttatttcaagaaaaatgaagagtcaaATGTGGGCTGTCATGCCTAGTTTTTACCTTATATATGACAATAATTTGTCTGAAGATGTTGCTTTTACGGTGTCCATATTTTGACATGATCAATGAGTTTTCTGCAGGAAATGACAGGAACCCGAGTTCTGATACCAGTTTTCAGTGGTCTTATCGAGCTCGTCGCTTCGAAACATGCAAGATTCTTTGACCTGCTTAACTTACCATTACTTCGCAATGGAATTGAGATAGTCATATGAAACCATTAGTCTTCTCCTACTGATAAACATGTAATTTGTCCTTTTGATTCAGATGCCGAAAGATCAGAACCTCATAGAGTTGGTAACATCTCAATGCAATGCAGTTTTAAAACAAGAAATCACAACTGGAGAAAACTATACAAAAGCAAATCTTGACAAATGGTATAACTTGCCATTTTCCATCAGCTTGTCGACTTTTGTTCCGAGAATCGAATTGATTCCACCAATATCAGATTCAAACTCCCATCATAGCTTGGATGGATCACACAGTGGTTCCAGTCCTTCAATTGAACATCCACCATTTGCTTCAGATTCTGCCTATATTTCTCAAGATGAGCAGTTCAAGAAGCTAATTGGCACATATTATGGAACGAATAGATTAAGATGCAGCAAAAATGTGCCCGAGCAACAAGCAAGGTTTCCTCCAGATGGTAACGAGTCCATAAAAGACAAAATGAGAACTACCAAGCAGCCTGCAAAAGAGAAATTCCATTCTAAGAATCTTGTCATGGAGAGGAATCGAAGGAAGAAGATAAACGACCAGCTCTTCAAGCTACGAGCTTTAGTCCCTAAGATATCCAAGGTTGGCCTTAACTACCAAAGCATATATAAATATGATGGCCACATTTACTCTTTTGCATCCTTATCTGATATCTCTAATGGTTTTGTTGTGTAGATGGATAGAACTGCCATTCTTACGGATGCAATTGAATATATCGGAGATTTGCTAGAGGAGAAGAAGAAACTTGAAAATGAGCTCATGAAAATCGATGAAGAAAACTGTGAAAAGAGCAACTTAGAACTGAAGTCTACATTGTTAGACAAGTCACCTAAGGACAACGTATCTGCCGTTAAGCCAAACCAAGTTTCGTCCAGCCTTGCCGAAATGGCAAAAATGGAGGTAACTGAAATTATTGAAATTAAACACTGGTTTGTTGCTACCTCTGTCACAGTTCACTGGTTTGTTGCTACCTCTGTCACGGTTTCTATCAATGAAACTTTCAACTAAACTTAGTGTTCTTGAATTTTTTCTCAGGTACATGTAGAAGTGAACCAGTTAACTAAACGGGAGTTCTTGATCAAGCTCTATTATGAGCACAAGAGAGGAAGCTTTGCAAAGTTGATGGAGGGCATAGATTCTTTGGGACTTCAAGTGGTTGATGCTAATGTCACAACATTTAATGGAAAGGTTCTCAGCATGTTCAAAGTTGAGGTAAGACTCACTGGATGGTAGATACATAGCAGTGAGTATCTGGACATGGGTatgataattttttttccatgtatttggagGGTTCTTAGAGAACCATATCCCCATACGTCTAAAACTGTGTCAGACATGGGTGTTAGGCACAAAtacttcaaaaagaaaaaaaaatgaagagtcAAAACAACATTGTTTCTTAAGAACAATATTGATTCAGTTAGTACTTTTAGCTTTGCAAAGCACTAAGGGCAAAGTCTAACAGTGTTATCATAAACACCACAACTGCAAAGATTGCAAAAACGGAAATCATTACAATTCTTGTTTACTTACTGAAATTCTGTCAAACAAACTTATATTTTTCTGCTAACACTGTATTTTCAACTTATGCAAGGCAAACAGGGATTTTCAATCCAGGAAACTGAGGGACTTGTTGACAAACCTAATGAAGTAGATAAATCATATTCATGGTTTCAATATACCATACAGAAAATGTAGATTCAGACTTGAGAATGAAGCAATGTATAGTAAAAATGAACAGTTTTCAGCCGAGAGATAAAGAAACTATTCCCTTGATGGAACTTTACTTCAAGCAGCTCCAACAATCATGATTAGAAACTTTTGACTGTAAAATTTGTGGGTTTTCCTCTCCTTGTTCTTACACATGTAGTTTTTACTAAATTCTACATACAAATTGCTAATTCTGTGAAGATAGTTGAGGTTTTTGTTTCATTTTGGCTTCTTTTTCCTACATATCAACTTCTTTTCTTTCTAGTTTATATCTGATATTTGTGCTTCACATCCATAAATAGCATAATCAATCAGCAGCATGTCAGAATCATACAACAATATCATGTGATGCAAACAGCTAAGTATTATCCCGGATGCATGTTGCTGACAGATTGCTAGAGATTACA is part of the Gossypium arboreum isolate Shixiya-1 chromosome 5, ASM2569848v2, whole genome shotgun sequence genome and harbors:
- the LOC128279276 gene encoding transcription factor bHLH90-like, which translates into the protein MRGFDRAVEWLRPFVDSKGWDFCVVWKLGDDPSRFIEWKDCCCSACFNVKVEKDESQKPFCRDGHSQHSIRSKACEALSHFPFAISLYAGMHGEVAMSNQPSWVNHGNPSGSQSSNVEMTGTRVLIPVFSGLIELVASKHARFFDLLNLPLLRNGIEIVI
- the LOC108450361 gene encoding transcription factor ABORTED MICROSPORES, producing the protein MPKDQNLIELVTSQCNAVLKQEITTGENYTKANLDKWYNLPFSISLSTFVPRIELIPPISDSNSHHSLDGSHSGSSPSIEHPPFASDSAYISQDEQFKKLIGTYYGTNRLRCSKNVPEQQARFPPDGNESIKDKMRTTKQPAKEKFHSKNLVMERNRRKKINDQLFKLRALVPKISKMDRTAILTDAIEYIGDLLEEKKKLENELMKIDEENCEKSNLELKSTLLDKSPKDNVSAVKPNQVSSSLAEMAKMEVHVEVNQLTKREFLIKLYYEHKRGSFAKLMEGIDSLGLQVVDANVTTFNGKVLSMFKVEANRDFQSRKLRDLLTNLMK